The Daucus carota subsp. sativus chromosome 2, DH1 v3.0, whole genome shotgun sequence genome includes a window with the following:
- the LOC135150408 gene encoding F-box/kelch-repeat protein At3g06240-like → MENPGQNIYLWNPICRKFKRLPQLGPSMENDSSFRLNAGVSFGYDGDDYKVIVIAHLDESYVVSVYSLTTNSWKYINTNFYTEAASDEYFFRTTKFVDGTAYMTTSSRVVVCFELINETIRVIEFPKEFSENTAVTMEA, encoded by the coding sequence ATGGAGAATCCTGGACAGAACATTTATCTCTGGAATCCAATTTGTAGAAAATTCAAAAGGCTTCCGCAACTTGGACCCTCAATGGAGAATGATTCTTCTTTTCGTCTGAATGCTGGTGTGAGTTTCGGATATGATGGTGATGATTATAAGGTGATAGTAATTGCTCACCTAGACGAATCATACGTAGTTTCTGTTTATAGCTtgactactaatagctggaaatATATCAACACTAATTTTTATACTGAAGCAGCTAGCGATGAGTATTTCTTTCGAACCACCAAGTTTGTAGATGGTACCGCTTATATGACGACATCTAGCCGGGTAGTTGTTTGTTTTGAGTTGATCAATGAGACCATTCGAGTCATCGAGTTTCCAAAagaattttctgaaaatactGCTGTCACTATGGAAGCATAG